The following are encoded in a window of Nibricoccus aquaticus genomic DNA:
- a CDS encoding bifunctional lysylphosphatidylglycerol flippase/synthetase MprF, with amino-acid sequence MIFPGVEGLFKWLRKRPPGVIAVSLTAVLAGLITMTAAIFPQEQWMVDELERWTPFHIALGSQVLLLIVSVILLSVGRGLLRGKRVAWLFATSVLAISPLLFIGQDFNWTRALAVLVPFALLIQQRKYFAARSDAISLRKAMRPLSVLALVVLVFGYLGVRHVDSQVEGNTGRLGAAQTVLELVLLQSTDTQRPMTRQAQTMFFSVSLAGGLTGLAFLLIALRPVLMRTPPDPAAVARAREIILAHGGNPLDEFALAADKQLFFPTSNRTVVAYALWRNFAVTLADPIGPAEDVPFALEEFIQFCHEQDWEPVFYQIDRAHLERYRALGFTAFKIGENARIPLTGWSLTGRKFQDMRTAINRASREGVTFHWYPGEGTVDHGIEAQLADISEDWLKTGKRAEMAFDMGAFSTAEIRLRSAAVAKRKDGRVEAFVTWIPYAGGKARCLDLMRSRHDAMPGIMDFVIVESLKHFQSRGLEEASLASAPLANADPEAGDAHTRVVRFLYEKLNKIYGYKSLFAFKGKYQPAWRSTFLAYRNKRHLGFIAYATVAVHVRGGLLKMWRS; translated from the coding sequence ATGATCTTCCCGGGAGTCGAAGGCTTGTTCAAATGGCTGCGCAAACGGCCGCCGGGGGTGATCGCGGTTTCGCTTACCGCTGTCCTGGCCGGGCTGATCACGATGACGGCGGCGATTTTCCCGCAGGAGCAGTGGATGGTGGACGAACTGGAACGCTGGACGCCTTTCCACATCGCGCTCGGGAGTCAGGTACTGCTGCTGATCGTGAGCGTGATCCTGCTGAGCGTGGGCCGTGGATTGCTGCGTGGAAAACGGGTCGCCTGGCTATTCGCGACGTCGGTGCTGGCGATTTCCCCGCTGCTTTTCATCGGACAGGACTTCAACTGGACGCGTGCGCTGGCTGTGCTGGTGCCATTCGCACTACTGATCCAGCAGCGAAAATATTTTGCGGCGCGTTCGGATGCGATTTCGCTGAGGAAGGCGATGAGGCCGCTGAGTGTCCTGGCGCTGGTGGTGCTGGTGTTCGGCTATCTGGGCGTCCGGCATGTGGATTCCCAGGTGGAAGGAAACACTGGACGGCTCGGTGCCGCGCAGACGGTTCTTGAACTGGTGCTGCTACAGTCGACGGACACGCAGCGGCCGATGACGCGGCAGGCGCAGACGATGTTTTTTTCGGTAAGCCTGGCGGGTGGACTCACCGGGCTGGCGTTTCTTCTGATTGCGTTGCGGCCGGTGCTGATGCGCACGCCGCCCGATCCGGCGGCGGTGGCGCGCGCCCGCGAAATCATCCTCGCGCACGGCGGCAACCCGCTCGACGAGTTCGCGCTGGCGGCGGACAAGCAGCTCTTTTTCCCGACGAGCAACCGCACGGTTGTCGCGTATGCGTTGTGGCGGAATTTCGCGGTGACGCTGGCCGATCCGATCGGGCCTGCCGAGGACGTGCCGTTCGCGTTGGAGGAATTTATCCAGTTTTGCCACGAGCAGGATTGGGAGCCGGTTTTCTACCAGATCGATAGAGCGCACTTGGAGCGGTATCGGGCGCTCGGATTCACGGCATTCAAGATCGGTGAAAATGCGCGCATCCCACTGACGGGCTGGTCACTCACGGGTAGAAAATTTCAGGACATGCGCACGGCGATCAATCGTGCGTCGCGCGAAGGCGTGACGTTTCACTGGTATCCCGGCGAAGGGACGGTCGATCACGGAATCGAAGCTCAGCTGGCGGACATCTCGGAGGACTGGCTCAAGACGGGGAAGCGTGCGGAGATGGCGTTCGATATGGGCGCATTTTCGACCGCGGAGATCCGGTTGCGGAGTGCGGCGGTGGCGAAGCGCAAGGATGGGCGGGTGGAGGCGTTTGTGACGTGGATTCCGTACGCGGGCGGCAAGGCGCGCTGCCTGGATCTCATGCGCAGCCGACACGATGCGATGCCCGGCATCATGGATTTCGTGATCGTGGAATCGTTGAAGCATTTCCAGTCGCGCGGCCTCGAGGAGGCTAGTCTCGCGAGCGCCCCGCTGGCCAATGCGGACCCGGAGGCGGGCGATGCGCACACGCGGGTGGTGCGATTCCTCTACGAAAAGCTGAATAAAATTTACGGCTACAAATCGCTCTTTGCGTTCAAGGGGAAATACCAGCCGGCGTGGCGAAGCACGTTTCTCGCGTACCGTAACAAGCGGCACCTCGGCTTCATCGCTTATGCGACGGTGGCGGTACATGTGCGTGGAGGGTTGCTCAAGATGTGGCGCTCATAA
- a CDS encoding sensor histidine kinase — protein MNSLARLLGLALVLLLLFLGALTFAQQWLHSHHERVRTETIATKEAQFDSLIALSNIGSSPWSDEKIRELSTALGATITVNAEPPASPSPASASAAASVSSRKSSRWEFTHDFPASENRAASRVTVRFTPPAVLHLVSLYQQSAMMLLFIALGLTLALVAAIVFSVRARNNGSLDASSTHADMRSLTHLAQVSARQGTELERERNERLRAEEDAHFQQTLLNRALEEKIRLGHDLHDGIIQSLYAAGLTVEAAKNLLATNPAEATRQLEAGVSAINVTIREVRGYIAGLSPESLRQQSFGDAVRSLTQTLDAGRAATYDLRIDDEAAATLGEEPIAHLLQITREAVSNALRHGAATQITVRLHRAGGEICLLVQDNGRGFAVTGSSGGGHGLGNMRARAERLGGKLQFSSSPGQGTRLLLTFAPPSLPA, from the coding sequence ATGAACAGCCTCGCCCGCCTCCTCGGCCTCGCCCTCGTCCTGCTGCTCCTCTTTCTCGGAGCGCTGACGTTCGCCCAGCAGTGGTTGCACAGTCACCACGAACGCGTCCGCACGGAAACCATCGCCACCAAAGAAGCCCAATTCGACTCGCTGATCGCGCTCTCCAACATCGGATCGTCGCCATGGTCGGATGAAAAAATCCGCGAACTCTCCACAGCCTTGGGCGCGACGATCACCGTCAACGCCGAGCCGCCCGCGTCGCCATCGCCCGCTTCTGCTTCCGCCGCCGCTTCAGTGTCCTCACGCAAATCCAGCCGCTGGGAATTCACGCACGATTTCCCCGCTTCCGAAAACCGTGCCGCGTCCCGCGTGACCGTGCGCTTCACGCCGCCCGCCGTGCTTCACCTTGTTTCGCTCTATCAACAGAGCGCGATGATGCTGCTCTTCATCGCACTCGGGCTCACGCTCGCGTTGGTCGCGGCCATCGTTTTTTCCGTCCGCGCGCGCAACAACGGCAGTCTCGACGCTTCTTCGACGCACGCCGACATGCGCAGCCTCACGCACCTCGCCCAGGTCTCCGCGCGCCAGGGCACCGAACTCGAACGCGAGCGCAACGAACGTCTCCGCGCCGAGGAGGACGCGCATTTCCAACAGACACTTCTCAACCGCGCCTTGGAGGAAAAAATCCGTCTCGGTCACGATCTGCACGACGGCATCATACAATCGCTCTACGCCGCCGGCCTCACGGTCGAGGCCGCGAAAAATCTCCTCGCGACCAATCCCGCCGAGGCCACGCGCCAGCTCGAAGCCGGCGTATCCGCCATCAACGTCACCATCCGCGAGGTGCGCGGCTACATCGCGGGTCTCTCGCCCGAGAGTCTGCGCCAGCAGAGTTTCGGCGACGCCGTCCGCTCGCTCACGCAGACGCTCGATGCCGGCCGCGCCGCGACTTACGATCTGCGCATCGACGACGAAGCCGCCGCCACACTCGGCGAAGAACCCATCGCCCACCTCCTCCAGATCACTCGCGAGGCCGTGAGCAACGCGCTCCGCCACGGCGCCGCCACGCAGATCACCGTTCGCCTGCACCGCGCCGGTGGCGAGATCTGCCTCCTCGTGCAGGACAACGGCCGCGGTTTCGCCGTCACCGGTTCGAGCGGCGGCGGACACGGTCTCGGCAACATGCGCGCCCGCGCCGAACGCCTCGGCGGCAAACTCCAGTTTTCCAGTTCGCCCGGCCAGGGCACACGTCTTCTCCTCACCTTCGCTCCGCCCTCCCTTCCCGCATGA
- a CDS encoding response regulator, whose protein sequence is MSASRPPALKLLLVDDSELVRMGLRALLAAERAIQIVGEAGSVAAGVDAVVKFHPDVVLMDIRLPDGMGFDACRKILQKLPDTKILFLTSVVDDHLVDEAIRSGGHGYLLKEINGRGLVQAVLDVAAGKSILDPAITARVMKLVKTGGPGNDVLTSLSPQEKRVLALIAEGKTNKEVGADMNLSEKTVKNYLANIFDKLDVNRRSQATALYVQHKKTDHGL, encoded by the coding sequence ATGAGTGCTTCACGCCCGCCCGCCCTCAAACTCCTGCTCGTCGACGACAGCGAACTCGTCCGCATGGGCCTGCGCGCCCTCCTCGCCGCCGAACGCGCGATCCAGATCGTCGGCGAAGCGGGCTCGGTCGCCGCAGGCGTCGATGCTGTAGTGAAGTTTCATCCCGACGTCGTGTTGATGGATATTCGACTGCCCGACGGCATGGGCTTCGATGCGTGCCGGAAAATCCTCCAAAAACTCCCCGACACGAAGATCCTCTTCCTGACCTCCGTCGTGGACGATCACCTCGTCGATGAAGCGATCCGCTCCGGCGGACACGGTTATCTCCTCAAGGAAATCAACGGCCGCGGTCTCGTGCAGGCCGTGCTCGATGTCGCCGCCGGCAAATCGATTCTCGATCCGGCAATCACCGCACGCGTGATGAAACTCGTGAAGACCGGCGGCCCCGGCAACGACGTGCTCACCTCGCTTTCCCCGCAGGAAAAACGCGTCCTCGCGCTCATCGCCGAAGGAAAAACCAACAAGGAAGTCGGCGCCGACATGAACCTCAGCGAGAAGACAGTCAAAAACTACCTCGCGAACATCTTCGACAAACTCGACGTCAACCGCCGCTCCCAAGCGACGGCGCTGTACGTGCAGCATAAGAAAACGGATCACGGGCTGTGA
- the metG gene encoding methionine--tRNA ligase, which yields MKNFYITTAIDYVNGSPHLGHAYEKVLTDVIARYRRMMGDNVFFLTGVDEHGQKVQQSAKAKGVPPQQFCDEVSQEFRAMCAKLDISNTDFIRTTEERHKKVVRQLLQQLFDKGEIYKAEYKGFYSTRQEQFLQDKDRNPDGSWPEIFGEVTEITESNYFFKLQQYQSWLIEHLKKNENFVFPRYRQKQVLEFLAEPLNDLCISRPRERLEWGITLPFDENFVTYVWFDALVNYYTAVIDKPEFWPADFHVIGKDILVPPHAVYWPIMLKACGIEPPRSLLAHGWWSINGAKMSKSTGNFVEPMAFADQYGVDALRYFMIREMSVGQDSDFSQTQFLARYNAELANNLGNLVNRTLNMTNRFAGGVIPAAETQDEVELELQRLWDKTRDEVLGLYDGFQFHIALERTFAFVTATNAYIEKRAPWKLGKSTDAKDQALLKTTLATIAEALRLATALLPAVMPSTAQKINGVLGYEPGAVWKDELTWSTRLTGKKVAETAILFPRPEKPAAEKK from the coding sequence ATGAAAAACTTCTACATCACGACCGCGATCGACTATGTGAACGGTTCGCCACACCTGGGCCATGCCTACGAAAAGGTGCTGACGGACGTCATTGCCCGGTACCGGCGGATGATGGGCGACAACGTTTTCTTTCTCACCGGCGTCGACGAGCACGGCCAGAAGGTCCAGCAAAGCGCGAAGGCAAAAGGCGTGCCGCCGCAGCAGTTCTGCGACGAGGTTTCGCAGGAATTCCGCGCGATGTGCGCGAAGCTCGATATCTCGAATACCGACTTCATCCGCACCACGGAAGAGCGGCACAAGAAGGTCGTGCGCCAGTTGCTCCAGCAGCTCTTCGACAAGGGCGAGATCTACAAGGCTGAGTACAAAGGCTTTTATTCCACGCGTCAGGAGCAGTTCTTGCAGGACAAGGACCGCAATCCCGACGGCTCGTGGCCGGAGATTTTCGGTGAAGTCACCGAGATCACCGAGTCGAATTACTTCTTCAAACTGCAGCAGTACCAGAGCTGGCTCATCGAGCATCTGAAGAAGAACGAGAACTTCGTCTTCCCGCGCTACCGCCAGAAGCAGGTGTTGGAGTTTCTCGCCGAGCCGCTCAACGACCTCTGCATCTCGCGTCCGCGCGAGCGTCTGGAGTGGGGCATCACGCTGCCGTTCGACGAGAATTTCGTGACGTACGTCTGGTTCGACGCGCTGGTGAACTACTACACGGCCGTGATAGACAAGCCGGAGTTCTGGCCCGCGGATTTCCATGTGATCGGCAAAGACATCCTCGTGCCGCCGCACGCGGTTTACTGGCCGATCATGCTCAAGGCTTGCGGCATCGAGCCACCGAGGTCGCTGCTCGCGCACGGCTGGTGGTCGATCAACGGCGCCAAGATGTCCAAGAGCACGGGCAATTTCGTCGAGCCGATGGCTTTCGCCGACCAGTACGGCGTCGATGCGCTGCGCTACTTCATGATTCGCGAAATGAGCGTCGGTCAGGACAGCGATTTTTCGCAGACGCAGTTCCTCGCGCGCTATAACGCCGAACTCGCCAACAACCTCGGCAACCTCGTCAACCGCACGCTCAACATGACGAACCGCTTCGCCGGCGGCGTCATCCCCGCGGCAGAAACGCAGGATGAAGTCGAACTGGAGTTGCAGCGTCTGTGGGACAAAACCCGCGACGAAGTCCTCGGGCTCTACGACGGCTTCCAATTCCACATCGCGCTGGAGCGGACGTTCGCGTTCGTCACTGCGACGAATGCGTACATCGAGAAACGCGCACCGTGGAAACTCGGCAAATCGACCGATGCGAAAGATCAGGCACTGCTGAAGACAACGCTCGCCACGATCGCGGAAGCGCTGCGGCTCGCGACCGCGCTGCTGCCCGCCGTGATGCCGTCGACCGCGCAGAAAATTAACGGCGTGCTCGGTTACGAGCCAGGTGCGGTTTGGAAAGATGAACTCACGTGGAGCACACGCCTCACGGGCAAGAAGGTCGCGGAGACGGCGATCCTCTTCCCGCGTCCGGAGAAGCCGGCGGCAGAGAAGAAGTGA
- a CDS encoding aldo/keto reductase produces MNQRVLGRTGLRVSELCLGTLNFGWSVGEKQAWALLDAYRAAGGNFIQASAVCEPDDAIPAVAEASEEFVGRWWRDRMIPREELFLATRIVIHNARPHGAGTLESYIRRCCESSLGRFRTNHLDLIMIEWSENLPLMDDVLFVLSRLKRAGLVRYLGASGFPAWRLMESLHRSAQRDVDRFEVLQADFSLLANSRSELEQLRLCHDYRLGFLARSPLAGGLLASADSGRHGLSTTRARRLQRQFAGVDVGGLRAGLTEIAARHQLTLPQTALAWVLADPAVTAPVLGVSSVEHLEPLLRVPAVGLTSADFSSLNADETPAGSEPVSTLNLIHS; encoded by the coding sequence ATGAATCAGCGTGTACTCGGCCGCACCGGGCTGCGCGTGTCGGAGCTCTGTCTCGGTACACTCAACTTTGGCTGGAGCGTCGGCGAAAAGCAGGCTTGGGCGTTGCTCGATGCTTATCGCGCCGCTGGCGGAAACTTTATTCAGGCTTCCGCGGTCTGTGAACCGGATGACGCGATCCCTGCCGTCGCCGAGGCGAGCGAGGAGTTTGTCGGACGCTGGTGGCGCGATCGGATGATTCCGCGCGAGGAATTGTTTCTCGCGACTCGCATCGTGATCCACAACGCCCGTCCGCACGGCGCGGGCACGCTCGAAAGCTATATCCGCCGCTGCTGCGAGTCGTCGCTGGGACGCTTCCGCACGAATCACCTCGATCTGATCATGATCGAGTGGAGCGAAAATCTTCCGTTGATGGATGACGTTCTTTTTGTGCTCAGCCGGCTGAAGCGTGCGGGGCTCGTGCGCTATCTCGGCGCGTCGGGATTTCCGGCGTGGCGGCTAATGGAGTCGCTGCATCGTTCGGCGCAGCGCGATGTCGATCGCTTCGAGGTGTTGCAGGCAGATTTTTCGCTGCTAGCCAATTCTCGCAGCGAACTCGAGCAGCTCCGGCTTTGTCACGATTACCGGCTCGGGTTTCTCGCGCGTTCGCCGCTCGCGGGCGGTTTGCTCGCGAGTGCTGACTCCGGTCGCCATGGACTTTCCACCACGCGCGCGCGCCGTCTGCAGCGTCAGTTTGCAGGCGTCGATGTCGGCGGACTACGCGCCGGGCTCACCGAGATCGCGGCGCGTCATCAACTCACGCTGCCGCAGACGGCGCTCGCGTGGGTGCTGGCCGACCCGGCTGTGACCGCGCCCGTGCTCGGCGTGAGTTCGGTCGAGCATCTGGAGCCGCTGCTGCGCGTTCCCGCCGTAGGACTCACGTCTGCAGATTTTTCCTCGCTCAACGCCGACGAAACACCGGCCGGCAGCGAACCCGTTTCCACCCTCAACCTCATCCACTCATGA
- a CDS encoding TlpA family protein disulfide reductase: MKSRFTSFVFAAALCAACSLPLTAADLTLAQVKASSENWPNQIKLTEALDFGASGKFAAGTLVDFYGFENANVRFQHKGQLFLVEPELTDLVTRASRIADGQAAKEGWRGRTADYLTRKGQVVTASGFAPVGADAFRDDTLLVVYYGNSGCSFCAAAMPFMKQTLDLLEQRQPGRVRRVYIPSEGDTPAARAYARSLGAGWIVAPYGDQFMWGGLSELVPSAKNSVSFPALALVSPKGKFLAAGMREQSKTDSAAAVLKKLDEVLSAPSKSAALGVR, encoded by the coding sequence ATGAAATCACGCTTCACCTCGTTTGTTTTCGCCGCCGCGCTTTGCGCCGCCTGCTCGCTGCCACTCACCGCCGCTGATCTGACCTTGGCCCAGGTCAAAGCCAGTTCGGAAAACTGGCCCAATCAAATCAAGCTTACCGAGGCGCTCGACTTCGGCGCTTCGGGGAAATTCGCTGCAGGCACGTTGGTGGATTTTTATGGTTTCGAAAACGCGAACGTCCGCTTTCAGCACAAGGGACAGCTATTCCTCGTGGAGCCTGAACTCACCGATCTGGTGACGCGGGCCAGCCGCATTGCGGATGGACAGGCGGCGAAGGAAGGCTGGCGTGGACGCACGGCGGATTATCTGACGCGAAAAGGGCAGGTCGTCACGGCGTCGGGATTCGCGCCGGTCGGTGCCGATGCGTTTCGCGACGACACGCTGCTGGTGGTTTATTATGGCAACAGCGGGTGCAGTTTTTGCGCGGCCGCGATGCCGTTCATGAAGCAGACGCTCGATCTGTTGGAGCAGCGGCAGCCGGGGCGCGTGCGGCGCGTTTATATTCCCAGTGAAGGCGACACGCCGGCCGCGCGTGCTTATGCGCGTTCGCTCGGTGCGGGCTGGATCGTCGCTCCTTACGGCGATCAGTTCATGTGGGGCGGCCTGTCAGAGCTCGTTCCGTCGGCGAAGAACTCCGTCAGCTTTCCCGCTCTGGCTTTGGTCTCACCGAAGGGGAAGTTTCTCGCAGCCGGAATGCGTGAACAATCGAAGACCGATTCAGCGGCAGCGGTCTTGAAGAAATTAGATGAAGTGCTTTCGGCACCGTCGAAGTCCGCAGCGTTGGGCGTTCGTTGA
- a CDS encoding isochorismate synthase: protein MSISLEIDALDPLAVLESIFEPGERHFYVERPAEGFAVAGAEAVLSFSASGLERFAECQRFIDETLANTLAVGPQSAAFSGPHFFTAFSFFDVVEAAESFEAASVFVPRWQVALANGKTTAVANLLVEADSPLEALAERVWRARKKFGSFDYSAPDFQEAPPATPTTIREVGGEGAYAESVRRAVERIEAKEFEKIVLARAKDITASQPLHPLRVLNGLRQRFADCYAFSVANGRGQSFIGASPERLLRVSDGQLLTEALAGSIRRGATASEDAALGTALLRSEKDRREHEFVLQSITRRLEPLGVKLDFPSSPALRRLANVQHLHTSVRAALPDGVRLLDALARLHPTPAVGGKPRAAAVPRIRELEAFPRGLYAGALGWVDARGNGEFFVGLRSALIDDATARLYAGAGIVAGSWPEKEFTETELKFRAMQDALLG, encoded by the coding sequence GTGAGCATCTCACTGGAGATCGATGCGCTCGATCCGCTGGCGGTGCTTGAGTCGATCTTTGAACCGGGGGAGCGGCATTTTTATGTCGAGCGCCCAGCCGAGGGTTTCGCGGTAGCGGGAGCGGAAGCGGTGCTTTCATTTTCGGCGAGCGGCCTGGAGCGTTTCGCGGAGTGTCAGCGCTTCATCGACGAAACGCTGGCGAACACGCTCGCGGTCGGACCGCAGAGTGCAGCGTTTTCCGGTCCACATTTCTTCACGGCGTTTTCGTTCTTCGACGTGGTTGAAGCGGCAGAATCATTTGAAGCGGCAAGTGTCTTTGTGCCGCGCTGGCAGGTCGCTCTTGCGAATGGGAAGACGACGGCGGTCGCGAATCTTCTCGTTGAAGCGGACTCGCCGCTCGAAGCGCTGGCTGAGCGCGTGTGGCGAGCTCGCAAGAAATTTGGATCGTTCGATTATTCGGCGCCCGATTTTCAAGAAGCGCCGCCAGCGACTCCGACGACGATTCGCGAAGTGGGTGGCGAAGGCGCTTACGCAGAGTCCGTACGTCGAGCGGTGGAGCGGATCGAAGCGAAAGAGTTCGAGAAAATCGTGCTCGCGCGTGCGAAGGACATCACGGCGAGCCAGCCGCTGCATCCGTTGCGTGTGCTCAACGGACTGCGCCAGCGCTTCGCCGATTGCTACGCGTTCTCCGTCGCGAACGGGCGCGGACAGAGTTTTATTGGTGCGAGTCCTGAGCGGTTGCTCCGTGTAAGCGATGGCCAGCTCCTTACGGAAGCGCTCGCGGGTTCGATTCGTCGCGGTGCGACGGCGAGCGAAGATGCCGCACTCGGCACCGCGCTGCTTCGCAGTGAGAAAGACCGCCGTGAGCATGAGTTCGTGCTGCAATCGATCACGCGTCGGCTGGAGCCGCTGGGTGTTAAACTGGATTTCCCGTCGTCACCCGCGCTGCGCCGTCTGGCGAACGTGCAACATCTCCACACATCTGTGCGCGCGGCATTGCCGGACGGCGTGCGGCTGCTCGACGCACTCGCGCGACTGCATCCGACTCCGGCGGTCGGCGGGAAGCCGCGCGCGGCGGCTGTCCCGCGTATTCGGGAGCTGGAGGCGTTTCCGCGCGGGCTGTACGCCGGTGCGCTCGGCTGGGTGGATGCGCGTGGGAACGGCGAGTTCTTTGTCGGATTGCGCTCGGCGTTGATCGATGACGCGACGGCGCGGCTCTACGCGGGCGCGGGAATTGTCGCTGGATCTTGGCCAGAAAAAGAATTCACGGAAACTGAGCTGAAGTTCCGGGCGATGCAGGACGCGTTGCTGGGGTGA
- a CDS encoding YdeI/OmpD-associated family protein — translation MAGQKTETVSLRGKLYRIALVRWVDVPKRAVAPLALDASLNAWLIFNGDKDRVTLMRGKRGAYRLAFKVELLRAAGVDEGDEVAFELKADRASREPELPEEMRKVFLARPYLEARWQVHSVAMRRQLVRYIEQAKRSETRAKRCWIFIERLEETGRLTAS, via the coding sequence ATGGCCGGACAAAAAACGGAGACGGTTTCGCTTCGCGGAAAACTCTACCGCATCGCACTGGTGCGCTGGGTGGATGTGCCGAAGCGCGCGGTCGCTCCGCTCGCGCTCGATGCGTCGCTTAACGCCTGGTTGATCTTCAATGGGGACAAGGATCGCGTCACCTTGATGCGCGGCAAACGCGGCGCTTACCGGCTGGCGTTCAAAGTCGAGTTGCTGCGCGCGGCGGGCGTCGATGAAGGCGATGAGGTCGCGTTTGAGTTAAAGGCAGATCGTGCGTCGCGCGAACCGGAGCTTCCGGAGGAAATGCGGAAGGTTTTTCTAGCGCGGCCCTATCTTGAGGCACGCTGGCAGGTGCACAGCGTGGCGATGCGACGGCAGCTGGTGCGCTACATCGAGCAGGCGAAGAGATCGGAGACGCGAGCGAAGCGGTGCTGGATTTTTATCGAGCGGCTGGAGGAGACGGGCAGACTGACGGCCTCTTAA
- a CDS encoding AcvB/VirJ family lysyl-phosphatidylglycerol hydrolase translates to MHRFLLCVVLSVFTGSALTAAPDAAVVSAEAPAKKAEASVERVALKRGEVEVRFLAPANAAPRAIVIFGSGDGGWSYWEERVAQHLGGTCAVVGVDFSKYADKDYDQATLVADYAALVAFAKARVVLAKPDDVPVIFGGWSMGAEQAVAAVEVMRSHPVRLAGLLLVAPGPRGRYGLRLSDRAGLAPRGEGTFGLVDFAATLKSIKLAQFHARYDLLDTPGWADGLGLNLRRFDLPRGFHDFEGAGPDFLNLMDDAMTWIVSSDAVIPEAVK, encoded by the coding sequence ATGCACCGATTTCTCCTTTGCGTTGTCCTGAGCGTTTTCACCGGTTCAGCCCTGACGGCGGCGCCGGATGCGGCCGTTGTCTCTGCCGAAGCGCCGGCGAAAAAAGCGGAGGCATCTGTCGAGCGGGTCGCGTTGAAACGTGGCGAAGTGGAAGTGCGGTTTCTCGCGCCGGCGAATGCGGCGCCACGTGCGATTGTGATCTTCGGATCGGGTGACGGCGGCTGGAGTTATTGGGAGGAACGCGTCGCGCAGCATCTTGGTGGGACCTGTGCGGTGGTCGGCGTGGATTTTTCAAAATACGCGGACAAGGACTACGATCAGGCGACGCTGGTCGCTGACTACGCGGCGCTGGTGGCCTTCGCGAAGGCGCGTGTGGTGCTGGCGAAACCGGACGACGTGCCGGTGATTTTTGGTGGCTGGTCGATGGGAGCGGAACAGGCGGTGGCGGCGGTGGAAGTGATGCGTTCGCATCCGGTGCGGCTTGCGGGCCTTCTGCTCGTCGCGCCAGGACCGAGAGGGCGCTATGGGTTGCGGCTGAGCGATCGCGCAGGGCTGGCTCCGCGCGGCGAGGGGACGTTTGGACTCGTGGACTTCGCGGCGACCTTGAAATCCATAAAGCTCGCGCAGTTTCATGCGCGCTACGATTTGCTGGATACGCCGGGCTGGGCGGATGGATTGGGGCTGAATCTGCGACGCTTCGATCTGCCGCGCGGGTTTCACGATTTCGAGGGGGCAGGGCCGGACTTCTTGAATCTGATGGATGATGCGATGACGTGGATTGTGTCTTCCGACGCCGTTATACCGGAAGCGGTGAAATGA
- a CDS encoding cupin domain-containing protein, whose amino-acid sequence MNTAANPPNDTKWRMSKNVLNAGELNGSLTLIGPGSELEPETSSVERVIYVAQGVITAAFSAANHILQTDDTLVVPAGRSLEIRNSGNAPAKVLVMSLPSRRRAETPLVVLN is encoded by the coding sequence ATGAATACCGCAGCCAATCCACCCAACGACACCAAGTGGCGCATGTCCAAAAACGTCCTCAACGCCGGCGAGCTCAACGGCTCGCTCACACTGATCGGACCGGGCTCAGAGCTCGAGCCTGAGACCTCGTCCGTCGAACGCGTCATCTACGTCGCCCAAGGCGTGATCACCGCCGCGTTCTCCGCGGCCAACCACATTTTGCAGACCGACGACACGCTCGTAGTCCCGGCCGGCCGTTCGCTTGAGATCCGCAATAGCGGTAACGCTCCGGCGAAGGTCCTCGTGATGTCACTGCCGTCGCGACGTCGCGCGGAGACGCCGCTGGTGGTGCTGAACTGA
- a CDS encoding GreA/GreB family elongation factor, translating into MNTKPIHISQSDYTRIQLLLSALRSDQRSAKVIEKLRGELERAVVLPELPPHIVGVGSTADVRDLESGDLDRFTLTLPEQADAARGKLSLLAPLGTAILGFSEGDEFAWEMPGGVRRLRIERVTQPAEAVVSANS; encoded by the coding sequence ATGAACACAAAACCCATCCACATTTCCCAATCCGACTACACCCGCATCCAGCTCCTCCTCTCCGCACTCCGCAGCGATCAACGCTCGGCCAAGGTAATCGAGAAGCTGCGCGGCGAACTCGAGCGCGCCGTCGTGCTCCCCGAACTGCCGCCGCATATCGTCGGCGTCGGTTCGACCGCGGATGTGCGCGATCTCGAATCGGGCGACCTCGACCGCTTCACGCTCACGCTACCCGAGCAAGCCGATGCGGCCCGCGGAAAACTTTCCCTGCTCGCGCCACTCGGCACGGCGATACTCGGTTTTTCCGAGGGCGATGAATTTGCGTGGGAGATGCCTGGCGGCGTCCGCCGTCTGCGCATCGAACGCGTAACCCAACCTGCGGAGGCCGTCGTTTCCGCGAACTCATAA